A single window of Manduca sexta isolate Smith_Timp_Sample1 chromosome 15, JHU_Msex_v1.0, whole genome shotgun sequence DNA harbors:
- the LOC115451967 gene encoding phospholipase A1 — translation MYFKFMNFLMLFLCHGISTEDKRLKQGLPNGFLSDCEGSTKEAIISNKSLKHLQIAVLGHGNALTAKKTIYNYHQMKELAANSDFSKKIFMYMPGYIDHISFPVSPLMGIQYKKLGYNVWILEYSAFSLWFYPVAVRLLRPVGLRVAEMLANLTKYGMDPKKFHLAGISHGGQGISFIAKSYRQITGRNLSHLIGLDPSGPCFRNLGPEHRLDSSDADFVEVIHSNIDGYGMPGRMGHIDFYINGGEYQPADIPTIPCDGFCSHVKTFFYWVAAVNNPKCFIAMKCDSIQDARDRKCYNREPMVTNYLGEYVNKSRQGIFYVPIHYEYPYCMGKKGLILENNIYIKDLTQANKVDVLVL, via the exons atgtattttaaatttatgaatttcCTGATGCTTTTTCTTTGTCATGGAATCTCGACTGAAGACAAAAGACTCAAGCAGGGTTTGCCGAACGGATTTCTTTCTGAct GTGAAGGATCTACCAAAGAagcaataatatctaataaaagCTTAAAACACTTACAAATAGCAGTTCTAGGACATGGAAACGCCTTAACAGCCAAGAAAACTATATACAACTATCATCAAATGAAAGAATTGGCCGCAAACAGTGACTTCTCAAAGAAAATTTTCATGTATATGCCTGGCTACATAGACCACATAAGTTTTCCAGTTTCACCTTTAATGggaattcaatataaaaaacttgGTTACAATGTTTGGATTCTAGAATATTCCGCGTTTTCTCTTTGGTTTTATCCTGT CGCCGTTCGCTTACTACGACCAGTTGGCCTCCGGGTCGCGGAAATGTTGGCGAACCTCACGAAATACGGCATGGATCCGAAAAAGTTCCACCTCGCCGGCATCAGCCACGGAGGGCAAGGCATCAGCTTCATAGCCAAAAGCTACCGCCAGATCACAGGCAGGAATCTATCACATCTCATAGGCTTGGATCCATCTGGGCCTTGCTTCAGAAATTTGGGCCCAGAACATAGATTGGATAGCTCTGACGCGGACTTTGTCGAAGTCATACACTCCAACATAGATGGCTATGGTATGCCGGGGAGAATGGGGCACATTGACTTCTACATAAATGGAGGGGAGTACCAGCCTGCTGACATCCCCACTATCCCCTGCGACGGTTTTTGCAGCCACGTCAAAACTTTTTTCTACTGGGTAGCTGCTGTGAACAATCCGAAGTGTTTCATCGCTATGAAATGTGATAGTATACAGGATGCTAGGGACAGGAAATGTTATAACAGAGAACCGATGGTGACCAATTATTTAGGGGAATACGTGAATAAATCTAGACAAGGTATATTTTACGTGCCTATACACTATGAATATCCTTACTGTATGGGCAAGAAAGGCTTGatactagaaaataatatttacattaaagatTTGACGCAGGCAAATAAAGTCGATGTGTTAGTTTTATGA